ATGTTGAAacatgttttgtgtttgttagcaaacatgttttgtgtttgttagCCAAAGTTTGGTACTTTAGAACTCGTTGAGAGCTATGCGGATTTTGGCGTAAATCATTGCATCAACTTCTGTGGTTAAATAGCTCTCCCCTTGTTAGTTAGGCTACTTGTTTCATCCATCCTGTGCATTCTTTTCATGTGaagtatatgatatattttaaatttctactttttttttgaacttagtGTCTCAAGTTCAAGACAGACCAAGcacaagaagcaaagaagatggagaaactgAATAACATATTCTTCACCCTGATGGCTAGAGGACCTGACGGtaaaccttctttttttgtgatcttcatttttttcctacCAAAACGTAAAAGAGAGAATGAACTTCACAGTTGAATTATGCATATCATCTCCAAATGCTTGCTTGAGAGGAGATCTCctatgcacacaaaaaaaaaagagaggagatCTCCTTTGTTTTATGGTGCATATGTGGTTCGAATCCTCACTGACTCTTATCGGGTTTGTTGGTGTATAATGCAGTTGATCTTTCTGAAGTCACCGGGAAAGAGCAAATGGAGACACAACCTGTgaagaaaggaagaggaagGAAGCAATAATTCTGATgaatctgttttttgtttttctttgttttcaagattttgatccattttgttggatattttaaagTTGGAGGTTGTTATATGGAAAATACAACTTTGATCCAAAATGCTAATCTTGTAGTCATATCATGTGTGGTTCTCTTCAAGCTTTGGTGCAATTTAGAGCATAGTTGTTCAAGATTTCATACTGCAATAACGTGTTACGTGTGTCTCATAAGTTcaattaacataatatatatatatatatatatatatatacagtaaattcgGTACTATATGTCTTAGATAATTTCAGCTGACTTATGATCATATACAGACAAAAATTTCTAACTCTTTGTTATGCAGAGAAATTAAAAGACTGCTCAATCTAGAGGAAAACACTTTAGAAATGAAATTACAGAAACTAACCtatatatcctactatattaattgagaagtacaaatataaaactaagcttaaaatatgtaaaaatttacattcaattgccattagaaaaacttaattaaataaatatttttaattaaaaaacgaaaataaggacacatcaaataaaataaattgtagaaaaattaaataaagatctattagaatcaaaactaatttgtgtttaaaaaaaactaactgataagattttgtttttacatgttagttatatcaTTTTACTTACTTCACTTCACAATTATAGCAAAGATTTCGTTTAACtgacaaaaatttaaataattttattcattatatgtaaatattttattaacaggttttcaataaacatttttaaaatagaaaaattataatataagcaaaaaaatttaatcacaaactattataaataacaataacaaaataaattattacaaattttcatcaaaaaaaatttagcccACGGTTTTCTGCAGGATAGTACCTAGTTTAATATGATactaatttacaatttattataaataaaagctAGTTATTTAGCTTattaaagtttgaaaattttcaaagttaaaTGATATAACTAGTTATTTGTAGTTAAAAGTATGTCAATTGatcatttataagaaaaatacattaatgttgatgatgaaaaatattgtttacaataataagtattatataatataatgaagACACATcctaaatttataaaagtttgcAAAAGATTTAGAGAAATTGTtagaaacacttt
The Camelina sativa cultivar DH55 chromosome 6, Cs, whole genome shotgun sequence genome window above contains:
- the LOC104791137 gene encoding signal recognition particle 9 kDa protein — translated: MVYIDTWDEFVDRSVQLFRADPESTRYVMKYRHCDGKLVLKVTDNKECLKFKTDQAQEAKKMEKLNNIFFTLMARGPDVDLSEVTGKEQMETQPVKKGRGRKQ